The Deinococcus fonticola nucleotide sequence GCAGTTTCGGCACCACCGACCAGCAACTCCTGTGGAAAGTGCAGATGCCGCTGGCGCGGCCCAGCATCATGGCGGGCATCAACCAGACCATCATGATGGCCCTGGCGATGGTGGTGCTCGCCAGCATGATCGGCGCACGTGGCCTGGGGCAGGACGTGCTGGCCGGAATCAACACGCTGGACATCGGTGTGGGCCTCCAGGGCGGTATCGCCATCGTGATTCTCGCCATTGTCATCGACCGCATCACGCAGGGGTACGGTACGCCCCGCCGCGCCAAGCACAAGTTGAACCAGCCCACGGCTACCGCAACGAAGGCCAGGGCCAGTGAAGACAGTCCCCAGCAGGAGGTCAAGGCATGATTCCGCTTATAGAAGCCGCTCCAATGGAGGTCATCACACCCCCCTTCCACGCCGACCTCGCCAACAGCATCGAAGTCCGGGGCGTGTACAAGGTCTTCGGGGATTACATGAAAGAAGGTCTGAAGCTGGCCCAGCAGGGGGCCTCCAAGGAAGACGTGCTGCTGCGCACCGGCAGCAACCTGGCGCTCGCGGACGTCACCATGCACATTCCAGCCGCCCAGATTTTCGTGATCATGGGGCTCTCTGGCAGTGGAAAAAGTACGCTGGTGCGCCACTTCAACGGGCTGATTCAGGCCACTGCCGGGGAAATCCTGATCGACGGGCGCAACGTCGTCACACTGAACGAGGAAGAACTGCGGCAACTGCGGCGCAACAAGGTCAGCATGGTATTCCAGTCCTTCGGGCTGATGCCGCACAAGTCGGTCATCGAGAACGCGGCCTTCGCGGGCCTGACTCGCGGAGAACAACGCAAAGATGCCCTGGCTCACGCGGCCCTGTGGCTGGAACGGGTGGGGCTCGCCGGGTATGAGCGCCACTACCCGGATGAACTCTCTGGCGGCATGAAACAGCGGGTCGGCCTGGCCCGCGCTTTGGCTGCCAACACCGACATCCTGCTGATGGACGAGGCCTTCAGCGCCCTTGATCCCCTGATCCGGGCGGACATGCAGGATCAACTGCTGGAACTGAACCAGAATCTCGGTAAGACCATCGTCTTCATCACACACGACCTGGACGAAGCACTGCGGCTGGGCGCGAGCATCGCCATCCTGAACGGCGGGCGGGTAGCCCAGGTCGGCGCACCGAAGGACATCCTGGACAATCCGGCAGACGAGTACGTGGCCCGCTTCGTCGAGCGCCGCGCCGTCAACCTGGAGTAATGATGCAGAGCTGGGCCGCTCAGAACCTCTGGCTGGGTGCGCTCCTGATCTTCCTGCTGCGGATTCTGGACTTGTCGCTCGGCACCCTGCGGATTGGCATGCTGGTGCGCGGCAAACGCTCGCTGGCCGGGCTGCTGAAGCGGGCGCGACGGGGGGTTCTGTCAGGTTAAGTTTTTGTGACGTTGACGGGGGCAGGGTGGCCTGATTGGTCAGGCTGCGAGCAGCGCAACCTCGTTCCAGGTTTGAAAAGCGGTTCTCTGGTTGCTTCGTCTCGTTTTGGCGGTCACGGTCGTTCGCGTGAACTGGTGGAGATTGCTGGTTCTGGCGTGTAGATCAAGGAATTTCTGTGTGTTCTCTATGCCCTTGAAGCCTTTCTGGCTTCGTTCCTGATTTCGTGTCGGTCGATGCGACTGTTCAATCAAATTGTTGCACCTGGCCGTCGAAATCACTTCACGGTGCAGCGCACCATGAAGTTCAGGAATCTCACGAATGGCTGCTCTGTAACTGCCCAGTTTGTCGGTGTGGATGGTGGTTGGAGCCTCGTAGTTGCTCAGCAACATAGTGAAGAACGTCTTGGCCGCCTCAGTGTCGCGGTGTTCTTGCAGAAGAACATCCAGCACAGCGCCATGCTCGTCCACGGCACGCCACAACCAGTGCTTGACGCCCTTGATCTTGACGCAGACTTCATCCAGGTGCCAATGGGAACCCCGATGGGGTTCCCGTTTCTTCAATTCCTTGGTGATGGTGGGGCCGAACTTATCGCACCAGTCACGAATTGTTTCGTGACTGACTTGAATTCCGCGTTGGAGCAGCAATTCTTCAACATCTCGGCAGCTGAGAGGGAAGCGGTGATACAGCCAAACGGCGTGTTGGATGATGCTCTTGGGGAAACGGTGGCGATAGGGCTTCGGGTCAGCAGGCACGATAAACCAGCCTACCCGAACTTAACCTGACAGAACCCATGGGAATGGACGTCCCAGTGCGAATTTTTTTCCTGACTGGGATTCCCACGGTCAGCGCCTCCTCGCGCCAGAGGCGCCGGACTTTCTTCCGGTTGAGGTGATGCCCTTCCTGCAGGAGCAGGGCGTGAATGAACCGGTAGCCCCGACGTGGATGGAGCAGCGCCAGCTCACGGATGCGTTGCCGGAGTTCGTCGTCCTGGCGCGGTTTGGTCTGGTAATACCAGGTGGATTTGGGCAGGCCCACCAGGAAGCAAGCCCGTTCGGGCTTGACCCGTGCTGTGACGAGTTCCCTCACCACAGCACGCTTCTCGGTGGGCGTCACCGCTTTTTCTGAATCACGTCCCTCATCGCGTCGATCTCCAGGCGTTGTTGACCCACGATCCGCAGGAGACGAGCATTTTCCTTTTCGAGCTGACGAAGCCTGCGGGCTTCGTCGACATTGGTGTCGCCGTATTTCTTCTTCCAGGCGTAGAAGGACGCGGTGCTGCATCCCAGGTCGCGACACAGCTCTTCAACGGATTTGTCGCCCTTTTTGGCGTCCTGGAGAAGCTTGACGATCTGGTCTTCGGAGAACTGACGTGTTTTCATTGGTGTGGCCTCGCTTTCCAGCCTAGGGCTGGGAGTGAGCCTGAGTGTCTAGCGATGACCGTCCAGTTTCTGGGGGGCACTCCAAGGGCATACCAGACCTTTACGGAAACTTAACGTTTTTCCTTTAGCCTGCCGCCCAATGCGCCGTCAGTTCATGTTGATTTTCCTTGCGTCTTTCGCGTTGGCTTCGGCCACCACAGTCAGGGTGAAGCCAGGCGACACCCTCTATGGGATTGCTCGTCAGAATGGCACAACTCTCCAGGCATTGTTGGAAACCAACAGGGGAGTCAATCCGCAGCAGGCATTACAAATAGGTCAAGTGCTGCAACTCCCAGCTCAAGCTGGCTCCACGGTTCGCACTGGGGGCAGTGTTGTGACAGTGCGCCCCGCTTCCATCCGCGTGAGTGCTGTCATGCCTGTCGTGGGTCGCCTCACCAGTCCTTACTCAACCAGTCATTTGGGCCTTGACCTTGCCGCCCCGGTGGGAACACCTATCCAGGCGGCACGGCCTGGACGGGTGATTGAATCCCGGTATGACGGGCGTACAGGTTGGGGCTGGACGGTACTCCTTGACCACGGGGACGGCATGACCACCCGCTACAGTCACAACAGCGCGAATCTGGTAGGCGTGGGTGCCTGGGTGAACGCGGGGCAGCTTATCGCTCGGGTAGGCAACACCGGAAACAGTACCGGGCCACACCTGGATTACCGCGTGATGGTGAACGGCAGAACCATCAACCCTTTCAAACTGTATTGACCGTTCACCAATGAAAAAGCCCTGCTGAATCAGCAGAGCCTGATGTGGGAGGACTGACTTAATCAGGGAAACGCTCTGGGGCGCGGTTCTTGTACTTCTCGATGAACTCGGTGATCTTCGTTTCATCCAGGCTGTCCAGCGTGTACAGTCGCCGCCACGCGGTGAGGGTAAAAGCATTCTTCAACTGTCGGTTGGGAGCGACCACGGTCTTGTTCGGGTACTTCTTCTGAATGGCAATCAGTGAATCGATACTGCCCTCGTACAACCTGGGGTTGTACTGAATCACGACCCCACCGTGTTCAAGGTTGTGAACCAGTTTTTCGTCAGGCACCTCGTCTCCGAAGACGCCCCAGGGTTGCGGTTGCGCCACATGCGGCCCGCTGGTGGCTGGGAAGGAGTTGTAAGCCGCGTGCTTGGCGTCCACGGCTATGTGTTCCTGGCCTTGGTTGGCGTAGACGGTTCCCAAACCGCCCGTTTCGGGCTGGCCCTTCGACCAGACGGCCAGACCGATCATCAATCCCACAGCACCTGTCACCAGGACAGGCCATAGCAGGGAGCGAGTGGGAGTAGGAGCACTTTTATGCTGGTTATTGAAGCGGTGAGTCGCGCACATGCCTTCACGCTAAGCGGGTGGCATTCAGCTTCTGTAAAGGGACAGGCAAGGGAAACCCCTCTTCTTGGGGGAATGCCGAGCTTTACAGAAGTTGAACAGTCCAAGACTACGTTGAGCGCCGAACCGTCCTCAGGGCAAGCAACGCCAGGGGAAGGCTCAAATTCACCACTCCCTATCCCCTGGAGGCGACCATGCGTACCATCACCCGAATCCAACCGCTGCTGCTCAGCGTCCTGCTCACCACCACTCTCGCGGCACCCGCCACCCCGCCCACCCTGAACGTGCGCGGCAGTATCTGGGTGGCAGACGAACAGGGCAGCAGCCTGACCGTTATCGATGCCACCAGCAACAAGGTGAGAGCCACCCTCTCCGGCGTTCCCATGCCGCACAACGTCCAGCTCGCCCCCGATGGCAAGAGTGCCTGGGCCGTTCTGGGCGAGAACGCCCAGGCCGTGAAGATTGACACGCAGACCTTCCAGGTGCTGGGCCGTGCCCCCACAGGCCAGGCTCCAGCCCACGTGATCATCAGCCCAGATGGGAAACGCGCCTACGTGACTAACGGTGCAGACGGCACGGTGTCCATCATCGATGCCCAGACCCTCAAGCCTCTCCGGGCCGTGAAGGTCGGGGAGCACCCCCACGGCCTGCGGCCCAGCCCGGACGGGCGGCTCGTGCTGGTGGCAAACCTTGGCAGCGACAATGGGAGCTGGATCGATACGCAGACCGGGAAGAAACTGGCCGACACGGCGGTGGGCAAAGCCCCGGCCCAGGTGGCCTTCGCACCGAACGGCAAGAGCGCCTACGTGAGCCTGCGTGACGAGAACGCCATCGCCGTCCTTGACGTGACGACCCGCAAGGCCACCGGCAAAGTGAACGTTGGCCCTGGGCCGATTCAGGTGATGGTCACCTCGGACAGCCGTTTCGTGCTGGTGGCGAACCAGGGAACGCAGGCGCGTCCTGGCAATACGCTCGCGGTGATTGATACTGCCAGCCGGAAGGTGGTGGCCGACATCAAGACCGGAGCGGGGGCGCACGGGGTCACGGTTGACCCGCCAGGCCGTTACGTCTATGTCACCAACACCTATGCCAGCACGCTGGCCGTGGTGGATTTGCAAGCCCGCCGAACTGTCGCGGCGATTCCCACTGGAATGAATCCCAACGGCGTGAGTTTCACTCCAACCGTTTCCTCACAGGTGGGAATGAAAAACCTGAACCTGGGGCAACCTGCGAACGGGGGTCACGACTCGCACCACTGAAGATTCGGGCGAAACTCAGTCAAAAAACAACGCCGCCACGTTCAAATACGTGGCGGTGTCTGCTGATTTTCGCGTTCAGCCTTCCACGACAATTTTCATCATCAGTCCGCCGCCACCTTCCTGCTCGGTGTTGTTGTTGGTGGTGTGGTGTGGAATGTGGCAGTGAATCAGCCAGGTGCCGGGTTTTCTGGCTCGCCAGATCACGTCGTAACGTTGTCCAGGGCCGACGTTCACGGTATCGGCCAGGAATTGCTGCGCGGCGGGCAGGGTTTCGCCGTCGCGGGCCACCACGTTGAAGGGGCCGCCGTGAATGTGCATGGGGTGAACGAAGTTGTTGTTCGAGCCGATGAAACGCACCTTGACGGTCTGTCCAACGCGCATGCGGATGGTCTGGGTGTCCGGGTACGCCTTGCCGTTGATGGTGAAGTAGTTGGGCAGCCCACCTTCCATGTTCATGGCCGGGTAGGTCAGCCCGTCGCGGCTCAACCACTCCTGAAGCTGAATGACGTACTCCAGATCAGCGCGGTTGGCTGCTGGCGACTCGATGGCGGTGGCGTCGTCATCAGGCAGGATCAGGCCGCGCACACGGGCGATTTTCACCGGGTCGCTGGTCGGGCGGATGATCAGTGCGCCGTACACGCCCAGCCCCTGCTGACGATCCGCTTTGTCGTGAGAGTGGTAGAAGTAAGTTCCGGCCTGCACGGCAGTAAAGCGGTAAGTGTAACTTCCCCCCGGTTCAATAGGTTTCTGCGTGATGTGGGCGGGGCCGTCCATCTCGTTGTCGAGGATCAGGCCATGCCAGTGCAGGGTGGTGCTTTCTGGCAGATCGTTCTTGACCACGATCTCCACCTGATCGCCCTGTTCCAGTTCCAGGCGCGGCCCCGGCACCTGACCGTTGATGGCGTAACTGCCCACTGTCTTGTCCTTCAGGATGCTCCACTGCCCGGCGCTGACGGTCAGG carries:
- a CDS encoding ATP-binding cassette domain-containing protein — its product is MIPLIEAAPMEVITPPFHADLANSIEVRGVYKVFGDYMKEGLKLAQQGASKEDVLLRTGSNLALADVTMHIPAAQIFVIMGLSGSGKSTLVRHFNGLIQATAGEILIDGRNVVTLNEEELRQLRRNKVSMVFQSFGLMPHKSVIENAAFAGLTRGEQRKDALAHAALWLERVGLAGYERHYPDELSGGMKQRVGLARALAANTDILLMDEAFSALDPLIRADMQDQLLELNQNLGKTIVFITHDLDEALRLGASIAILNGGRVAQVGAPKDILDNPADEYVARFVERRAVNLE
- a CDS encoding IS6-like element ISDge13 family transposase, with protein sequence MPADPKPYRHRFPKSIIQHAVWLYHRFPLSCRDVEELLLQRGIQVSHETIRDWCDKFGPTITKELKKREPHRGSHWHLDEVCVKIKGVKHWLWRAVDEHGAVLDVLLQEHRDTEAAKTFFTMLLSNYEAPTTIHTDKLGSYRAAIREIPELHGALHREVISTARCNNLIEQSHRPTRNQERSQKGFKGIENTQKFLDLHARTSNLHQFTRTTVTAKTRRSNQRTAFQTWNEVALLAA
- a CDS encoding IS3 family transposase, with product MTPTEKRAVVRELVTARVKPERACFLVGLPKSTWYYQTKPRQDDELRQRIRELALLHPRRGYRFIHALLLQEGHHLNRKKVRRLWREEALTVGIPVRKKIRTGTSIPMGSVRLSSGRLVYRAC
- a CDS encoding transposase, with product MKTRQFSEDQIVKLLQDAKKGDKSVEELCRDLGCSTASFYAWKKKYGDTNVDEARRLRQLEKENARLLRIVGQQRLEIDAMRDVIQKKR
- a CDS encoding M23 family metallopeptidase, translating into MPVVGRLTSPYSTSHLGLDLAAPVGTPIQAARPGRVIESRYDGRTGWGWTVLLDHGDGMTTRYSHNSANLVGVGAWVNAGQLIARVGNTGNSTGPHLDYRVMVNGRTINPFKLY
- a CDS encoding DUF3105 domain-containing protein, coding for MTGAVGLMIGLAVWSKGQPETGGLGTVYANQGQEHIAVDAKHAAYNSFPATSGPHVAQPQPWGVFGDEVPDEKLVHNLEHGGVVIQYNPRLYEGSIDSLIAIQKKYPNKTVVAPNRQLKNAFTLTAWRRLYTLDSLDETKITEFIEKYKNRAPERFPD
- a CDS encoding beta-propeller fold lactonase family protein is translated as MRTITRIQPLLLSVLLTTTLAAPATPPTLNVRGSIWVADEQGSSLTVIDATSNKVRATLSGVPMPHNVQLAPDGKSAWAVLGENAQAVKIDTQTFQVLGRAPTGQAPAHVIISPDGKRAYVTNGADGTVSIIDAQTLKPLRAVKVGEHPHGLRPSPDGRLVLVANLGSDNGSWIDTQTGKKLADTAVGKAPAQVAFAPNGKSAYVSLRDENAIAVLDVTTRKATGKVNVGPGPIQVMVTSDSRFVLVANQGTQARPGNTLAVIDTASRKVVADIKTGAGAHGVTVDPPGRYVYVTNTYASTLAVVDLQARRTVAAIPTGMNPNGVSFTPTVSSQVGMKNLNLGQPANGGHDSHH